The Chelonia mydas isolate rCheMyd1 chromosome 3, rCheMyd1.pri.v2, whole genome shotgun sequence genome includes a region encoding these proteins:
- the LOC122464919 gene encoding uncharacterized protein LOC122464919, translating into MSAPFTSVSGVRQDCVLASALFCQAMDFIMQHSVRSIATEIGDLSLIDLDYADDVVLLVQSPDRFHEALQHMEEESAKIGLHVSWSKTKLKNLGPGRHATPISLNNETIESVSSFCYLGSVLTSSSNSHVEFLHRIGITASAMGRLQWIWNQHLHLSMMTKFSMYLSCILPILLFECMAQCPCFADWTNLETFHTKCPCRILGIKWNDFICNADVCLFESTDCWDYCQRATPYAFQTCRKDATRRSSECHSPGTDQMANDCYGQLAKR; encoded by the exons ATGTCAGCACCTTTTACATCAGTGTCTGGTGTTAGGCAGGATTGTGTTCTGGCCTCTGCACTCTTTTGTCaggcaatggatttcataatgcagcattctGTCAGGTCCATAGCCACTGAGATCGGTGATCTCTCGCTCATAGACCTTGACTACGCTGATGACGTTGTTCTTTTAGTACAGAGCCCTGACAGGTTTCATGAGGCACTCCAGCATATGGAAGAGGAGTCAGCGAAGATAGGTCTCCATGTTTCGTGGTCAAAGACAAAACTGAAAAATCTAGGACCAGGTCGACATGcgactccaatctctttgaacaACGAAACCATAGAATCAGTTTCTAGCTTTTGCTATCTGGGTTCTGTACTTACCAGCTCCTCCAATTCTCACGTGGAATTTCTCCATCGGATTGGCATCACAGCATCTGCCATGGGCCGTTTACAATGGATATGGAATCAGCATCTTCATCTTAGTATGATGACCAAATTCAGTATGTATTTGAGCTGTATCCTTCCCATACTGTTGTTCGAGTGCATGGCACAGTGTCCATGTTTCGCAGACTGGACAAACCTGGAgactttccacacaaaatgtccATGTCGTATactgggcataaagtggaatgacttcatctgtaatgcagatgtttgtttgtttgagtcTACAGACTGCTGGGACTATTGTCAGCGGGCGACACCTTATGCTTTTCAGACGTGTCGCAAGGATGCCACAAGACGTTCCAGTGAATGCCATTCTCCAG GAACGGACCAAATGGCGAATGATTGCTACGGCCAATTGGCTAAGCGTTGA